One window from the genome of Malus domestica chromosome 01, GDT2T_hap1 encodes:
- the LOC103406577 gene encoding plastid division protein PDV1-like: MKWDMEIEEIEAVLERIWDLHDKLSDAIHSVSRAHFLNSVKSRRNSDKKKRRRTNDAAADENRAGYVYLKAFRVGHDDDSAVREAKSLNAIRTALENLEDQLEFFHTVQVQQRAERDAAIARLEQSRIVLAMRLSEHHGKKYRFIEEALAFVGDVCDASRLVSPESLCGPLVSPSGEKLVTSKGKKRNILIRFLISSITFVKKTLKLDNTGGILGNAALVALSMIAFVHLNQVGIKEHQQKLEDKIYINRNVRKTSPSIGHSSNLDVLLARG, from the exons ATGAAATGGGACATGGAAATCGAAGAAATCGAGGCAGTCCTCGAGAGGATTTGGGACCTCCACGATAAGCTCAGCGACGCCATCCACTCCGTTTCCAGAGCTCACTTCCTCAACTCCGTCAAGTCTCGCAGAAATTCCGACAAGAAGAAGCGGCGGCGGACCAACGACGCCGCTGCCGATGAGAACCGGGCCGGATACGTGTATTTGAAGGCCTTCCGAGTCGGGCACGACGATGACTCGGCGGTTCGGGAGGCCAAGAGCCTAAATGCCATTCGGACCGCTCTCGAGAACCTCGAGGACCAGCTTGAGTTTTTTCAT acTGTGCAGGTGCAGCAGCGGGCTGAGAGAGATGCTGCAATTGCACGCTTGGAGCAGAGCCGTATTGTTCTAGCAATGAGATTGTCTGAACACCATGGTAAGAAGTACCGATTTATTGAGGAAGCCCTTGCCTTCGTTGGAGATGTCTGTGATGCAAGTCGTTTAGTATCTCCTGAAAGTCTTTGTGGCCCTCTGGTCAGTCCTTCTGGTGAGAAGTTGGTGACCTCCAAAGGGAAGAAGCGAAATATTTTGATCAGATTtctcatttcaagtatcacatTTGTTAAGAAAACCCTTAAGTTGGATAATACGGGTGGAATACTTGGAAATGCTGCGTTGGTGGCGCTTAGTATGATTGCGTTTGTGCATCTGAATCAGGTAGGTATTAAGGAGCATCAACAGAAGCTGGAAGATAAAATCTACATCAACAGAAACGTTAGAAAAACTTCCCCGTCTATTGGTCATTCCAGCAACTTGGATGTTCTATTGGCTAGAGGTTAG
- the LOC103417912 gene encoding low affinity inorganic phosphate transporter 4 has protein sequence MAIAVLHALDSARTQWYHITAIVIAGMGFFTDAYDLFCISTVSKLLGRLYYYNPSTGKPGKLPVNVNNFVIGVALIGTLSGQLVFGYLGDKLGRKKVYGITLIMMVVCAICSGLSFGSSAGSVMTTLCFFRFWLGFGIGGDYPLSATIMSEYANKMTRGMFIAAVFAMQGVGIIFAGLVSMILSKIFLNMYPAPAFSHSPADSSHVLSTQPQADYLWRIVLMLGALPALVTFYWRMKMPETGRYTALIEGNAKQAAADMGKVLEIEIQAEQDKLAQFKAANEYPLLSKEFFRRHGKHLIGTTTTWFLLDIAFYSQNLTQKDIFPVMGLTQKPEDVNALREVFETSRAMFVIAFFGTFPGYWFTVFFIEKLGRFKIQLMGFFMMSLFMAIIGAKYHDLKQNKFMFGTLYGLTFFFANFGPNSTTFVLPAELFPTRVRSTCHALSAAAGKAGAMVGAFGVQYYTLSGKPGVIQKAMFFLAFTNMLGFFFTFLVTETKGRSLEEISGEDGGGDHEAGTQMTGINTSATTATPY, from the exons ATGGCCATAGCCGTGCTGCATGCTCTGGACTCAGCCAGGACACAATGGTACCACATAACGGCCATTGTCATCGCCGGAATGGGTTTCTTTACCGACGCTTACGAcctcttttgcatctccaccgtcTCCAAACTCCTCGGCCGCCTTTACTACTACAACCCTAGTACCGGAAAGCCGGGGAAGCTCCCAGTGAACGTCAACAACTTCGTGATAGGTGTTGCCCTAATCGGAACCCTATCGGGCCAGCTCGTATTCGGGTATCTCGGTGACAAGCTAGGCCGAAAGAAGGTCTACGGGATAACCCTAATCATGATGGTTGTTTGTGCCATTTGCTCCGGCCTATCATTTGGCTCCTCAGCAGGCTCTGTCATGACAACTTTATGCTTCTTCAGGTTTTGGTTAGGGTTTGGTATCGGTGGCGATTACCCTCTCTCCGCCACGATCATGTCCGAATACGCCAACAAAATGACTCGTGGGATGTTTATAGCGGCGGTGTTTGCGATGCAGGGTGTTGGGATCATTTTTGCCGGTTTGGTGTCTATGATCTTGTCGAAAATTTTCCTCAACATGTATCCTGCACCGGCATTCAGCCACAGCCCTGCAGATTCTTCGCACGTGTTGTCCACGCAGCCACAGGCGGACTATCTGTGGCGGATTGTGCTTATGCTTGGAGCTTTGCCTGCACTTGTCACTTTCTACTGGAGGATGAAAATGCCTGAAACAGGTCGGTACACAGCCTTGATTGAAGGTAACGCCAAACAAGCAGCTGCTGACATGGGTAAGGTTTTGGAGATCGAAATCCAAGCTGAACAAGATAAGTTGGCACAGTTCAAGGCTGCAAATGAGTACCCATTATTATCCAAGGAGTTCTTTAGGCGCCACGGAAAACACCTAATCG GTACAACAACTACTTGGTTCTTGTTGGATATCGCCTTTTACAGCCAAAACTTAACACAAAAGGACATTTTCCCAGTGATGGGCCTCACTCAAAAGCCCGAGGACGTTAACGCGCTTCGCGAAGTGTTCGAGACCTCTCGAGCCATGTTTGTAATTGCGTTTTTCGGCACCTTCCCTGGTTACTGGTTCACCGTCTTCTTCATCGAGAAGCTCGGCAGGTTCAAGATCCAACTTATGGGATTCTTCATGATGTCCTTGTTCATGGCCATCATAGGCGCCAAATATCATgacctcaagcaaaacaagttCATGTTTGGAACCTTGTACGGCCTCACTTTTTTCTTTGCAAACTTTGGCCCCAACAGCACCACGTTTGTGCTTCCGGCCGAGCTGTTTCCGACTAGGGTTAGATCCACGTGTCACGCGTTGAGTGCGGCGGCGGGGAAAGCCGGGGCCATGGTGGGTGCATTTGGGGTGCAGTACTATACTTTGAGTGGTAAACCGGGAGTTATTCAGAAAGCTATGTTTTTCTTGGCGTTTACTAACATGCTAGGgtttttcttcacattcttggtcACTGAGACCAAAGGCCGGTCCTTGGAGGAGATCTCGGGTGAAGATGGTGGCGGCGATCACGAAGCTGGAACACAGATGACTGGTATCAATACATCGGCAACAACAGCCACGCCGTACTAG
- the LOC103443493 gene encoding mitochondrial carrier protein MTM1-like isoform X1 translates to MVRESAANKMVELERAQNPWMSTEQTQSVGADFSAAQPPSTSHWQLGVAERAFSAAGAAFLSAIIVNPLDVVKTRLQAQAAGVPYSHPLSNVISRMSYFGPSMMFADLRCSPSCTRAGIQGTVSICPPDCFQYKGTLDVFYKIIRQEGFSRLWRGTNAGLALAVPTVGIYLPCYDVFRNQLEEFTARNAPSTTAYVPLVAGSLARSLACATCYPIELARTRMQAFKVIQNGGKPPGVLKTLFGVISHVKTTSNVQSNLQGYCVLWTGMGAQLARDVPFSGICWATLEPLRRKLLGLVGDEASALNILGANFSAAFVAGSLAAAATCPLDVAKTRRQIENDPIRAMKMTTRQTLLEIWRGGGLKGLFTGVGPRVARAGPSVGIVVSFYEVVKYVLHQRYAAS, encoded by the exons ATGGTCAGAGAGAGCGCGGCGAATAAGATGGTGGAGTTGGAGCGAGCGCAGAATCCATGGATGAGCACGGAGCAAACGCAATCGGTTGGGGCGGATTTCTCTGCCGCGCAGCCCCCCAGCACGTCGCACTGGCAATTGGGGGTCGCCGAGCGAGCTTTCTCGGCGGCGGGGGCCGCATTTTTATCGGCGATTATTGTTAATCCGCTTGATGTTGTAAAG ACGAGGTTGCAAGCTCAGGCAGCTGGGGTTCCTTACTCGCATCCGCTAAGTAATGTCATTAGTCGGATGTCATATTTCGGGCCAAGCATG ATGTTTGCGGATCTAAGGTGTTCGCCATCATGCACACGTGCTGGAATTCAAGGCACTGTTTCAATATGCCCTCCAGATTGCTTTCAGTACAAAGGCACATTGGATGTCTTCTACAAAATCATTAGACAG GAAGGATTTTCAAGGCTATGGCGAGGCACAAATGCAGGGTTAGCCCTTGCTGTTCCAACA GTGGGAATTTACCTACCATGCTATGATGTGTTTCGCAACCAATTAGAGGAATTCACTGCTCGTAATGCACCAAGCACAACAGCTTATGTCCCGCTAGTTGCCGGCTCTTTGGCACGCTCGTTAGCTTGTGCAACTTGCTATCCTATTGAACTTGCTAGAACTCGCATGCAG GCATTCAAAGTGATACAAAATGGCGGGAAGCCTCCTGGTGTTTTGAAGACTTTATTTGGTGTCATCTCTCATGTCAAGACCACAAGTAATGTGCAGAGCAACT TGCAAGGTTATTGTGTCCTGTGGACGGGTATGGGAGCACAACTTGCTCGTGATGTTCCCTTCTCAGGAATCTGTTGGGCAACCCTTGAGCCA CTCAGGAGAAAACTTCTTGGTCTGGTGGGTGATGAAGCCAGCGCACTCAATATCCTTGGGGCAAATTTTTCCGCTGCTTTTGTTGCAGGAAGCCTTGCTGCTGCAGCTACATGTCCGTTGGATGTTGCAAAAACCCGAAGGCAGATAGAG AACGATCCAATCAGGGCAATGAAAATGACGACGCGGCAAACACTTCTGGAGATTTGGAG GGGTGGAGGTCTGAAGGGATTGTTCACAGGAGTTGGCCCTCGTGTTGCCCGCGCAGGCCCTTCTGTTGGGATTGTGGTTTCCTTCTATGAAGTTGTGAAGTACGTTCTCCATCAGCGGTACGCAGCTTCATGA
- the LOC103443493 gene encoding mitochondrial carrier protein MTM1-like isoform X2: protein MVELERAQNPWMSTEQTQSVGADFSAAQPPSTSHWQLGVAERAFSAAGAAFLSAIIVNPLDVVKTRLQAQAAGVPYSHPLSNVISRMSYFGPSMMFADLRCSPSCTRAGIQGTVSICPPDCFQYKGTLDVFYKIIRQEGFSRLWRGTNAGLALAVPTVGIYLPCYDVFRNQLEEFTARNAPSTTAYVPLVAGSLARSLACATCYPIELARTRMQAFKVIQNGGKPPGVLKTLFGVISHVKTTSNVQSNLQGYCVLWTGMGAQLARDVPFSGICWATLEPLRRKLLGLVGDEASALNILGANFSAAFVAGSLAAAATCPLDVAKTRRQIENDPIRAMKMTTRQTLLEIWRGGGLKGLFTGVGPRVARAGPSVGIVVSFYEVVKYVLHQRYAAS, encoded by the exons ATGGTGGAGTTGGAGCGAGCGCAGAATCCATGGATGAGCACGGAGCAAACGCAATCGGTTGGGGCGGATTTCTCTGCCGCGCAGCCCCCCAGCACGTCGCACTGGCAATTGGGGGTCGCCGAGCGAGCTTTCTCGGCGGCGGGGGCCGCATTTTTATCGGCGATTATTGTTAATCCGCTTGATGTTGTAAAG ACGAGGTTGCAAGCTCAGGCAGCTGGGGTTCCTTACTCGCATCCGCTAAGTAATGTCATTAGTCGGATGTCATATTTCGGGCCAAGCATG ATGTTTGCGGATCTAAGGTGTTCGCCATCATGCACACGTGCTGGAATTCAAGGCACTGTTTCAATATGCCCTCCAGATTGCTTTCAGTACAAAGGCACATTGGATGTCTTCTACAAAATCATTAGACAG GAAGGATTTTCAAGGCTATGGCGAGGCACAAATGCAGGGTTAGCCCTTGCTGTTCCAACA GTGGGAATTTACCTACCATGCTATGATGTGTTTCGCAACCAATTAGAGGAATTCACTGCTCGTAATGCACCAAGCACAACAGCTTATGTCCCGCTAGTTGCCGGCTCTTTGGCACGCTCGTTAGCTTGTGCAACTTGCTATCCTATTGAACTTGCTAGAACTCGCATGCAG GCATTCAAAGTGATACAAAATGGCGGGAAGCCTCCTGGTGTTTTGAAGACTTTATTTGGTGTCATCTCTCATGTCAAGACCACAAGTAATGTGCAGAGCAACT TGCAAGGTTATTGTGTCCTGTGGACGGGTATGGGAGCACAACTTGCTCGTGATGTTCCCTTCTCAGGAATCTGTTGGGCAACCCTTGAGCCA CTCAGGAGAAAACTTCTTGGTCTGGTGGGTGATGAAGCCAGCGCACTCAATATCCTTGGGGCAAATTTTTCCGCTGCTTTTGTTGCAGGAAGCCTTGCTGCTGCAGCTACATGTCCGTTGGATGTTGCAAAAACCCGAAGGCAGATAGAG AACGATCCAATCAGGGCAATGAAAATGACGACGCGGCAAACACTTCTGGAGATTTGGAG GGGTGGAGGTCTGAAGGGATTGTTCACAGGAGTTGGCCCTCGTGTTGCCCGCGCAGGCCCTTCTGTTGGGATTGTGGTTTCCTTCTATGAAGTTGTGAAGTACGTTCTCCATCAGCGGTACGCAGCTTCATGA
- the LOC103443493 gene encoding mitochondrial carrier protein MTM1-like isoform X3 → MFADLRCSPSCTRAGIQGTVSICPPDCFQYKGTLDVFYKIIRQEGFSRLWRGTNAGLALAVPTVGIYLPCYDVFRNQLEEFTARNAPSTTAYVPLVAGSLARSLACATCYPIELARTRMQAFKVIQNGGKPPGVLKTLFGVISHVKTTSNVQSNLQGYCVLWTGMGAQLARDVPFSGICWATLEPLRRKLLGLVGDEASALNILGANFSAAFVAGSLAAAATCPLDVAKTRRQIENDPIRAMKMTTRQTLLEIWRGGGLKGLFTGVGPRVARAGPSVGIVVSFYEVVKYVLHQRYAAS, encoded by the exons ATGTTTGCGGATCTAAGGTGTTCGCCATCATGCACACGTGCTGGAATTCAAGGCACTGTTTCAATATGCCCTCCAGATTGCTTTCAGTACAAAGGCACATTGGATGTCTTCTACAAAATCATTAGACAG GAAGGATTTTCAAGGCTATGGCGAGGCACAAATGCAGGGTTAGCCCTTGCTGTTCCAACA GTGGGAATTTACCTACCATGCTATGATGTGTTTCGCAACCAATTAGAGGAATTCACTGCTCGTAATGCACCAAGCACAACAGCTTATGTCCCGCTAGTTGCCGGCTCTTTGGCACGCTCGTTAGCTTGTGCAACTTGCTATCCTATTGAACTTGCTAGAACTCGCATGCAG GCATTCAAAGTGATACAAAATGGCGGGAAGCCTCCTGGTGTTTTGAAGACTTTATTTGGTGTCATCTCTCATGTCAAGACCACAAGTAATGTGCAGAGCAACT TGCAAGGTTATTGTGTCCTGTGGACGGGTATGGGAGCACAACTTGCTCGTGATGTTCCCTTCTCAGGAATCTGTTGGGCAACCCTTGAGCCA CTCAGGAGAAAACTTCTTGGTCTGGTGGGTGATGAAGCCAGCGCACTCAATATCCTTGGGGCAAATTTTTCCGCTGCTTTTGTTGCAGGAAGCCTTGCTGCTGCAGCTACATGTCCGTTGGATGTTGCAAAAACCCGAAGGCAGATAGAG AACGATCCAATCAGGGCAATGAAAATGACGACGCGGCAAACACTTCTGGAGATTTGGAG GGGTGGAGGTCTGAAGGGATTGTTCACAGGAGTTGGCCCTCGTGTTGCCCGCGCAGGCCCTTCTGTTGGGATTGTGGTTTCCTTCTATGAAGTTGTGAAGTACGTTCTCCATCAGCGGTACGCAGCTTCATGA
- the LOC103443474 gene encoding uncharacterized protein — protein sequence MEVVECVDVGGVGCRKGLDGCGGNEVEKRSKRAEERCVELELEIMKRESEYEALEAKFRALEREKIAVEEEIKALKRESGGDEKKKICGGENGEGIGDLSEENGEEDEVFQLLVEIKVLECEKKKAESDVEAWKQKFKDLELMMLKLNKNSVLKGGELPLAGRMKVAGIGSPIVDSLEGSGTVQLNNRIKLPDELQVESGFEYLRDKDMAVDVVDVRSTCLPFGNEIGNTQSAGTPSNDTPCKRWYGIEGEKKGVCVEPDMEYSKSRQARKRLAFDKEGSPCKKMAPSTPGGGIPSSHAVINISDSDDELLPADNQKSRKVTILSGSVLGETLGCETDMITKNCERTHPEQNVDEDTDNINEVFLPASKPNRKRALNIGTSDSESSDDDIPIAKLKKMHFKEVIRDKVGSDLNDSSVTATASEVDNAMGTVSPPRRHLVRLRKCGERGGAREDYSTQTSETKYDQENLANEDVEDDNLEEVGSESEGESLGGFIVEDDSDVCDAHDASTESEGSSDDDVDFDEILSKFQRNKDQKSKWEFEADMLSAFGKDPELCMKAVCALYRQQTSEEQYSKESLCTNSRGFSKFDAFKGSLLAEFLTNGDPNEDLNRTVEELQAYDANGIETCRTFASRYSKQLFAIYKNEEDPLFLPS from the exons ATGGAGGTAGTGGAATGTGTGGATGTTGGCGGTGTCGGTTGTCGAAAAGGTTTGGATGGTTGTGGGGGTAATGAAGTGGAGAAGAGGAGTAAGAGAGCTGAGGAGAGATGTGTGGAGTTAGAATTGGAGATtatgaagagagagagtgagtatgAAGCTCTGGAGGCCAAGTTTCGGGCGCTGGAACGCGAAAAGATTGCGGTGGAAGAAGAGATTAAGGCTTTGAAGAGGGAGAGTGGTGgggatgaaaagaagaaaatttgtGGGGGAGAAAATGGGGAGGGAATTGGTGATCTGTCGGAGGAGAACGGGGAGGAAGATGAGGTCTTTCAGCTTTTGGTTGAGATTAAGGTATTGGAGTGTGAGAAGAAAAAGGCTGAAAGCGATGTTGAGGCTTGGAAGCAAAAGTTCAAGGACCTGGAATTGATGATGCTGAAGTTGAACAAGAATTCAGTCTTGAAAGGCGGGGAATTGCCGCTGGCTGGAAGGATGAAGGTGGCAGGGATAGGATCGCCAATTGTGGATTCTCTTGAAGGCAGCGGGACCGTGCAACTGAATAACAGGATTAAACTTCCAGATGAATTGCAAGTTGAAAGTGGCTTTGAGTATTTGAGAGACAAGGATATGGCTGTAGATGTGGTGGATGTTCGCTCTACATGTCTCCCCTTTGGTAATGAGATCGGCAATACGCAATCAGCAG GCACTCCGTCCAATGACACACCGTGTAAGCGTTGGTATGGTATTGAGGGAGAGAAGAAAGGTGTCTGTGTAGAGCCTGATATGGAATATTCTAAAAGCAGACAAGCTAGGAAACGGTTGGCATTTGACAAAGAGGGGAGTCCTTGCAAGAAGATGGCTCCATCCACGCCTGGTGGTGGCATACCTTCTTCTCATGCTGTCATCAATATTAGTGATAGTGATGATGAACTTTTGCCTGCAGATAATCAGAAAAGCAGAAAGGTCACCATTTTGTCGGGTTCAGTATTAGGAGAAACTTTGGGTTGTGAAACGGATATGATTACAAAAAACTGTGAGCGGACACATCCTGAACAAAATGTTGATGAAGATACTGATAATATCAATGAGGTTTTTCTGCCTGCCTCAAAACCCAATAGGAAACGTGCTCTTAATATTGGTACTAGTGACTCTGAAAGTAGTGATGATGATATTCCGATTGCAAAACTCAAGAAAATGCATTTTAAGGAAGTTATACGTGACAAAGTAGGATCTGATCTCAATGACAGCTCAGTGACTGCTACTGCTTCTGAGGTTGACAATGCCATGGGTACTGTCAGTCCTCCCAGGCGGCATCTTGTTAGGTTGAGGAAATGTGGGGAAAGAGGCGGTGCACGAGAAGACTATTCAACTCAGACTAGTGAAACTAAATATGATCAAGAAAATCTGGCaaatgaggatgttgaagatgatAACTTGGAAGAGGTTGGGTCCGAAAGTGAAGGTGAAAGCTTGGGTGGATTTATTGTTGAAGATGATTCTGATGTTTGTGATGCTCATGATGCTTCTACAGAGTCTGAAGGTTCCTCAGATGACGATGTGGACTTTGATGAGATTCTATCGAAATTTCAGAGGAACAAAGATCAGAAATCGAAGTGGGAATTTGAGGCAGACATGCTTTCTGCATTTGGTAAGGATCCGGAGCTGTGCATGAAAGCTGTATGTGCTCTTTATCGACAGCAGACTTCTGAAGAACAATATAGCAAGGAATCATTGTGCACCAATAGTCGTGGTTTTAGCAAGTTCGATGCTTTCAa GGGATCTTTATTGGCCGAGTTTCTCACCAACGGAGACCCGAACGAAGATCTCAATAGAACTGTGGAGGAGTTGCAGGCATATGACGCGAACGGCATTGAAACGTGTAGAACATTTGCGAGTCGTTACTCTAAGCAACTGTTTGCAATCTACAAGaacgaagaggatcctctctttCTACCATCTTGA